The DNA segment aaacaaaaaaaaaaaaaaaaaaatgatgggtttTCCTCCAAAAGGTATTTTCTACAAGTCTCCAACATCAATTTTGCTTCAAAATGGAGAATCaacatcaaatgaaaaaagCCCCAAAAATTGGCTTCGGGAAAACCTTGattaatccaaaaaaaaattgtagctTAAATGTCATCCATggttgctctgataccaattgttgaaaaatttAAACCATAACCAGGATATCATGAAAGACATTAAAGCATACAATAAAAATTAGGAATTAAGAAAAGCTGACCTTGATTAATCCCATAGAAAGCCATTCTTGTGTTCTTCTGATGTTCAAGGATGCGTTCAATTCGTGGAGGAGAGAAACCCCGGGATCAATTGGCTATTCCCTTTCAACACCCAAAACAACTGTGTGCTCTGAAGAGTTCGTTCGTGCAGTACGTTCTCTTCTCAGTCCCAAAGAGAAAAACAGAACATAATAGAATAGCCACCCTGCCTATTTCTCTGTGATATATATTACATATCACACATACATAGTTTGGActacttgacttaatgggccagtcaagtgaattagggtgggCCTATAGAAATCAATCAATAATGTGTCCagccccattatggaccacaatacaaaaattaaattaacactgatttatgacattatcaaattgattatgtaagtccacacataaaaaaatccaacattAGTTGTATAAACtatcttttgaattttctttgagCTCCACCAGTTGGTCCCCATGTCATAAAGATTTACCCTTTCACCAACCTCATGAAGAAGGATGAAGAAGTTTGTGCATTTCAGTGTTTCATCTAATTTCCGTTCTCCTGATGTGGAGGGAAACAACTCCCGTTCAATTGAAAATCTAATCTCTTTAATGGTGGAACATCTTGAGACATCAACATCAATGACATGATCAAATATACAACATTCTTGTAGTTCGTCCCACAATTCTGACATAACTGTTTCTCCATGGCTTCCTAAAATCCTAATCTTTCGAATTTTAGGGCATTCTATATGTTGTAAAATTTCACAAATAGCAAAGTCCACTGccaaatcatatattttttttggcgTAGGCATTATTTGGTCATGTCTTTCTACATCAATCCCGTTAAAGCTCTTCGCAATCACAACTTGGGAAAATAAAAGTTGAATTTCATCCATGTAACGAGTCATCAGTGTACTGATTCGATTCTCTAACTTAAAAACATCGATCTCTTTCTTCTTTGAAGGTGCTTCCATTTTTCTCACCACATCATTGATCTTCAAAATGTCTCAAACCCACTTATACTGATTCTGCTTGTGGCTCTCTCCGTTCAGCAAGCTCATAGGAGAATAAGATATAATAAGGCACACAATATCCTTCGTCCTGTTCAATATGTCAGCACTCTGCTTGATTCTTTTGTGGACACTCCTGTCATCTTCTAACTGTGTGGAAGACCCAGCTATACTGGTTTTGCTTCTACCGAAATGAAGGAGAAAACATTAGAGTGAGTTCAACTAGAAAGCAATTTCAGAGAACTATTTGTAGTTAACCTCTTATGAGTTGTGACAAGTGTGCATAGTAATTACAAATACAAGATTGTTTGAGAAAAATCTTGAGCGGTAAAAGAAATATAGAAGCCATTTGCAGATAAAATGACACccttaggttatatttggttccgaaaagtactaagaaagaaaaaaaaatataaagcaaaatgattttctcatatttgattaaactacaaaaatatgaaaaaaaaaatcaaatataattaaaaataattaaactcttatgtattttcaaattatttaatcttcatacaaaaaagttaaaataaattaaataaatttaaagtaatatataaaaataatgtattggctttaaatatatttttcatttgccTTCACTTTTTGTTTCATTCtccttttcctctctattttctttcctttacattttccctcaaattttacaATAACCACAAATATTtagtttgatagtattttttttattttgttaaataacATGAAAGTGATTTTTAGAAGAATTGATAACAAGTAATTGCTAAAGGATAATTttctacatttaaaaaaaaaattcaacatccGATTTATGTAAAGAAACACTTCTAGCCCTCTCAAATTTACTCACAAACCATCTTTAAGTGCTACTATAAGataattttaagtgatttttcaatgtAGGAAAGTGATTTACTTTTGATTTTAccacacttttaaaaaaataaaaataaataaaaaatgctttcaaaaattGACTTTCCCATACGACTTGGTGAGAAGGACCTCAAATCCTGTTCAATATCTCAACACTCTGCTTGATTCTTTTGTGGACACTCCTGTCATCTTCTAACTGTGTGGAAGGCCCAGCTATATTGGTTTTGCTTCTgcagaaatgaaggaaaaaacatTAAAGTGAGTTCAACTAGAAAGCAATTTCAGAAAACTATTTGTAGTTAACCTCTTATGAGTTGTGACAAGTGTGCACAGTAAGTACAAATACAAGATTGTTTGAGAAAAATCTCGAGCAGTAAAAGAGATATAGAAGCCATTTGCAGATAAAATGATACccttaggttatatttggttccgaaaagtactaagaaaagaaaaaaaaatataaagcaaaatgattttctcatatttgattaaactacaaaaaatatgaaaaaaaaatcaaatataattaaaaatagttaaaaacttatgtattttcaaattatttaatcttcacacgaaaaagttaaaataaattaaaagtaatatataaaaataatgtattggctttaaatatatttttcatttgccTTCACTTTTTGTTTCATTCTACTTTTCCTCAAACTaagtatttttgttattttgttaaataacATGAAAGTGATTTTTAGAAGAATTGATAACAAGTAATTGCTAAAGGATAATTctctacatttaaaaaaaataaaattcaacatCCAATTTATGTAAAGAAACACTTCTAGCCCTCTCAAATTCTCACAAACCATCTTTAAGTGCTACTATAAGAtcattttaagtgatttttcaatgtATGAAAGTGATTTACTTTTGATTTTAccacacttttaaaaaaataaataaataaaaaatgctttcaaaaattGACTTTCTCATACGACTTGGTGAGAAGGACCTCAAATCCTAGAGTATAGTAAAAAGTTGTGGGGCCAtgtattttttaacaaaaaatttctttatatttttgtttccaaAAGCTTGCTTTTGAGAAGAGAAAGTATGGTTTATTTTGAGTGTTATATCATGATAAATATTAGGAAGTGCTAGTTGATTATATTTGTTCTTGAGTTTTGAAAAGGAATTTAGTGTTTAGTCACAGGTTACTAGTTGTTGGGTGGCtcaaaaaatctattaaaattattgtgTCAATGGAAGctttaatgcaaataaaattaattcaagaTTACAAAGATAAAAACAATCAACACAAAAAAATACAAGGTTTTAACGTGATTCGACCAATCATGCTACATCCACGAATAAGAGATAATTATTCTactatattatagaaaatattttagaggatagaaccagatacaaaTATTGGATTCCCAAAACTTTTTATGTTTCCTCCTCACTCCACTGGGTGTCATGTATTCTTTCCCCTATCTCTATCCACCTCCTATAATTTTTACAAGCCCATGTCCTTCTCATGATTTTTCAACCTAcgatatttatagagatattcctaataactttccttattttataataaaatctaatattacaataatatatcaacttaaaaaatatactatacaatattctttacgaaaaggaatatatattaattaggaatttggaacactttcttttgttttattttttataaaaatgtccacatttttttcttgtaaaaataatattttcttttaaaatttacatgtaaataattaaaatatgcaaTAAGATATATGTCAAAAGTGGATTGATTAAGTGGAAGGGggttaatatatataaagttatttgattaaaagtttATGATTTCGAAAATGGAgaatacttcaaaaaaaaaaactaaaaaacacgattgataactaaaaaaataaaaaccaattttttgttcttaagaacaagaaaaagtaaagaattTTCATAcaacatattttagttgtttttagttattttcatttgtttttttagggttgttttaaaaaataattatataaatatagataataattaaaaataaataactacacataaaaattatttttaaaacacatttaatatatatatatatattatatttgtgtGTGTGATGTGTGTGTggggaaaaatagaaaacaattttatgttcttaaaaacaagaaaaaaaatttcatacaacattttttagttattttcacttatgtttttagggttgttttaaaaaataattataaaaatatggataataattaaaaataaaaaaactacatataaaaattatttttaaaacacatttaaaaatatagaaaatatgttaaaaacatttcaaattcccaaacatacatttgttttataaaacaacagggaattatattaaaaaaactatttaaaaaaaaattaccaatgtAACGTTATGTGTGCGTGTGGTGTGtgtagaaaaatagaaaataattttctgctattaaaaacaagaaaaaagagagaattttCCTACAAtgtcttttaattgttttttttcacttattttagggttgttttaaaaaataattatataaatatcaagaaaactcttcatttttttaattaccttttaatatatatatctatgtgtgtgtgaaaaaaaaattatacaacatctttagttgtttttagttattttcacttattttttagaaaacatgtcaaaaatatttcaaattcctaaacatacatttgttttataaaacatcaaggAATTGTATTCAAACATATTTGTGCGTGCACACGCATGTTGCACACGCATGTGGGTGGGTGTGCATGTGTGTAGAAAagtagaaaacaattttctattcttaaaaacaagaaaaaaagagaattttcatgtagaattttcatatatatatattatatttgtgtgtgtgatgtgtgtgtgtgttttaaaatgtatttaaaaatatatataatatgttaaaaatatttcaaattcccaaacatacatttgttttataaaacatcaaagaattGTATTCAAACATATCTGTGTGTGCACACACACATGGACGGGTGTGCATGTGTGcgttgaaaaatagaaaacaattttttattcttaaaaacaaaaaatatatatattcttaaaaagaagaaagagagataATTTCcatacatcttttagttgtttttaattattttcacttattttttagggttattttaaaaaataattacataaatataaagaataattaaaaaaaaaactacatataaaaattatttttagaacacatttaaaaatatatatatatatatggatggGTGTGTGTTAAAGGTGAATTACTTttcaattaaaaacattaaatggGTACAGGAGAATTCTTACCGAATCAAATTTTGAGAGTGGGTGCACGATGGTCTCGATGCCACAACCTTCCTATCCAACTGCTTCAACCACTTCATCACCCTGTTCCGATGTTTCATGCTGAGTCACAGATTCCGAATGAATTTCCAtgtgaataaatttgaaaaggaaaattttaaagataaattagttttcaattaaaaacatTGGATGAGTACAGAAGAATTCTTACTAAATCAAATTTTGAGAGTGAGCATGTGATTGAGCCTTCTTATCCAACCACTTCATCGCCCTCTTCCGAAGATTCATACTTCACGGTTTCCAAATGAATTTACatgcaaaaaaatttgaaaaggaaaatttttatgtgtttgtgtttttcttttaccTTCGTGATTGgatattaaaagttaaaatattttttttttttttagtattaaaataatttattaactttttttattttttaatatttaataaaaataaaatattaaaaaatcaaatattatttagttttaaattttatttaaaattaaattacaaaaatttataCCATCCCTCAGAACAAGGCATCACTTACGGATTGGGGTCCCATTTGGAAGACAATGGCCACCACCGTTGCAACCTCTGTGAGTCTTCACCCAGATCATTTCTAAATCTCACAGTATGTGAAGACAACGGCCGCTTCCAAGGCAACTTCAGCCACTTCCAACGCTGATGAAGCTGCTCCCCCGGATCGTTACTAAATCCTAAAGTGTCGGAGTCGAAATCGGAATTCAAATCTGAATTCATATCCCATCCCCAATTCGAATCTGGATCTGGATCTATAACTTTTCCCATTTCACTCGTACCCTCCACTGCCAAGTTTTGGCTGTTGCTCTTCTTCGACTCCACCCCTCAGTCGGTAAGGTAACTATGAATTTCCATCACCAATTTTAGCTGATTTTTCACCTGCATCAACTGAAAGACTGATAAGTCTTTGAAGGCACATTTGGTTCCTTTAGGCTTCCTCCGCTACTACAGAGAGTGTCCAAATTATACAATATAGCTAGGTTTACTCCACGTGCAAGGCACGTGAgagttatttaataaagttaatactttttaaaattgatttaatcaAAACtgtataaaaaatcatttataaaaaagaaagaagcttttcttaaaataaaaaaatattacaaaagtATATGGaacaatataatttataattagataggaagattattaatttaaaactattttgtagCTCGGTGTTTTAGCTTTAAAGTAATGTGTGAAttcaaaccaataaaaaaaatatattttattaaatattttacttctaattttttttcttcaaaatattacTAATTAAGTTTagtaaataatattaatgaattaccataaaaaaaaatgtaatataaaataaaaatagtttatttaattttttattaaaaaaacattattaaataaaagtatcaaataattttacatcaaataatagaatatgtaaatatggaataaaaatactttttaaactaaattttttattaaataaactaattttaattaatctcaCTTATTGTTGGTGACACAGCTAACGAGGAGATGATCCGTTTAGGATCTCAGAAGTGATGAAACAACTATAGTAGACTTCGTCTAAATCTCCCATGATGTGGGTGGATTTGTTTCCTACGCAAAGAGGATATTTGGGCACAACCGTCCGAAACTTAAGTCAAAGAGATAATTTTAGCAAGAAAAGAGCAGTTTGGAAAGTTATAACATACCTTCCTTGAACCCTTAGATGTTATTTTATACTATTTCCTTTGTAACGCTTCTTCTCGTGTCATTAATGTGCCATTGATTACACCTTTCCACCGTTAATGCTCATGATCATTGTCTCATAGCGGTTATTATGTCGTAATAAGCCTTTAATTCAAGTGTTTGATGTCATAACGGTTGCATTAATCAAGGCATTGATTGTCTGTTGCAATTAGTGTTTTTCAAGTGTGTGATGCCCATGACATGGTCCGTCTAGATTGCCTCAATGTCCAACTATGGTCTTTCACCTGTGGGCACGCTAACCATGCTTATGTCGAGCGTCCCTCTGAATGGACTTAAGCCGTTATTGGGCTAATTCGTCCTGAATGAACTTGGTCTCCCACAATGCCCCCTAAGTCTTACAATTATGCTCGGGGAAGAAGTAGATGGCCAGGTGGAAGAATTGAATTTCTTTAAAACCTTGTGCTTTTGGTGCCAAAAGACACACATCCCGCAACCAAGCTTCGTGGAGTCACATCGATTAAGGTGATGTGTCAAGCAACGCACCCTCTACGATCGCCTCGATTCTCGCACTTATAGCTTATATAGGTGTGTCGTTCTCTCTTACAACATTTATAGTCTTATTCTATTTTCATTGTCCCTTGGTGGTATATCCATTATTGGTTACGCATTTGAGTATCATCTATTTTAGCAGTTGTGGTTTTTCTCCGGCGTTTGTCTCAGTCGAGGATTGCACACTCTTTTTCCAAGTGcgcttgtttttctttttctacatcAAGTTTGAGTTTGGGTTGAAGCTTtgcttttcaattttcttgtctATGTATTGTCGATTTGTATATTTTCTTGCTTGTTGTGGTTTTGCATTCTTCCTTAAACGATTGTTGGTATCATTGAGGTTTCGCCCTTGGGTATGCTTGGGCAGTTGCATAACTTACCCAACAAGCATTTTACATGAGTCTGTCTAGGTATGCTTAGGTATGCTTAAGCAAGGGTCGTATGAACACCTACACGACATAAGCACAAGACAATCAACGTATGGGTTACCTAGATGAAATATCGACTCGACCCAAATCTTAAAAAAGTGACATACCATAAGCATGGGTAGAAGTGGGGTCGCATCCATAAGCAATAGGTCGCAATGCAACAAGTCTAAATCATTCAACTCCAGTCGCTCCAGGATGGACCGCCCAGTTGACAGCTTATCCAAGCAGGAATTCTGTGCTCGCTTTTATATCCCCGACTCAATTTTTATTCAGCTATTAGACAAGGAAGCTTTGCCGACAGTTCCTCacaatatgatttattttactAAGGAGCAGTTTGCAGCGAGTCTATGTCGACCTATACAATCTCTGCTTAAGTAGTTTCTCCACTTCTCTGAAACCCTGCATGCATTCATTCATTTAAATGTCATCTAGATTTTGATGGGGTGCATGTCTTAGCCGCATTGTACTAGCTAAATCTATCCTTGCTGGATGTCCTATTTGAGTACACCATCAAGATGAGCCTTATAGAATGTTTTAGCTTATCGACTCACATTCCATTGTTTCAATTCGTAACTAGTCTTCCACACTCAAGCAAAAGTTGGGCTAAGGGACATGTTCTGGTGTCCGGCCCTTGGAGGGAATCAACGGAGGGTCCGAACAAGCTCTTTACACCTCAACATTCATTAGAAATCCCAAGTATTTTCTTTATCTAGCTTTCATTACTTCTTTCGTACTTAAACTGGTGGAGCACCATCTAACTTGTACGGTGTTTATGCATGCAAGGACAAATAGGGTCATTTAGTTGAGTGGGTAGAGAAGTCGTATTTTACCTGTCTCAACAAGTTGTTTAAGATTGACCAAGCTGAACGAAGTCACTTTGTTCTTTTGAaggagaaaaatatgaaagtcGTCCTTAAACACCTAAAGCCCTTCGTGATTCCCATCTTTTCGCAGCTTCGTCCTTCAATTCTAGTGCCCGATGAGCACTTCGTTTTGAAAAACTTGTCATTCTAGGAGGTTGCTTAGATTACGGACTCTGAGGCACAACAAGCTCGCCTAGACGCGTGTGAGAAAAAACATCAAGAAGGGACTTTGCGCCAAGCTCCCACATTTTCTTATCTGGCTTTGAATTCTGCTCCCTGGCTAGCTAGACCTCGTCCTAAGATGAAAGAATAGGCGGGAACCTCAACTTCTCCCCCAAAAGTAAGGACTCTATCAAGCGAAGCCAAACAAAGTGAAATTTTGGAGCCTACTATGtcttccataattttttaagaGGAGGAGAAAGAATATATGGCTACTAATCTAAGAGTCAGGTTTTGTGAGAGATAATAGAAACTAGCAGTCGACCCTTCTTttgccaaaaaagaaagaacataTTCTGAAAGAGATTCAACTTCCAAATCCGCTCGGACACCAACTGTCAAGCCGCCTAAGATCGAGGATATACCCTTTCATGGGTTTGAGGATTCTTTGATACTTTTTAGTAGAAATTCGTCGTCGAGTGAGTGCACATCCCCGACTGTCGTTCCAATGCCTGTGGATGTTCCTAGCTGGGAAAAAATGGATGAGCTACTACTTTGCTTCCCCACATTGATCAACATGGAGCCTCTCGTACTAAACATGAATGCCCTTTTTTTGGCCCTCAACCGAATTCCAGTGGAAATAGATGGGGACCCTGAGCAAAGTTTCACTACATAGATCCCCTTAAGCACATCAAGTAACGTTGTTTCCTTTATCATGCACATGAGGGAATACACACGATGGAAACCGTGGAAGTggtaagttgatttttttattttttactatcaTCCCCCATTTTCCTTATCATTTGACGtatgagcttttttttttttagatagcAGCCAAGGTGTGAAATTTGATGAACCAGTGGGCCCATTTTTTCCAAAGGCTGGAGGCTGCGAAGAAAATAAGGGCTTATATGGCTCAAAACCTGGAAGGGGAAGATAAATTCCATGCGGAACTAGAGACGGCTAAAGCTCCAGCAATGTTTGTCTGGAAGGCAGTTGAAGAAGAGGTTGAGCTTCTTAAGAGGGCAGAACTGGAGAATGAAGCACTCTAGACGGAAATCCTCCAATTGAAACTAGATAACGCGACTATTAAATCTGCCAAGGCCAAATCAGAGGAAGAAGTTACCTAGATGAAACTTGAGCTCGAACGGGCCTGGGCCAACTtcgtgaaagaaaaaaatgatctaGAAACTGTTGATGTCTTGCATCCCAGGGATCCACGTTGCTGCCAAGTGGACGCACGCTTTCAACCAAGATTGAGTTCTGGCTCAGTAGGTCCTACAAAAGATGTCTGGACaggatgtccggacacacccttagatggttttgttagccatggctcCAGAGATCAAGCTGTGGCCTTTTTTCAGGGATGGCAAGCTTACCTTCTTCTTTGTGTGAAGGCCCTTTTATATAATGTTATAAGCTCTGCCCCACTCTTTAATGGTGGTGagactttttggcttgtcatgatgtccTCAAAGTGGTGGCAGGGTCATCATCACCTTGCAGGCGGCTGTCAAAGATCGTGGAGGTGACTTGCCATCGCTCCTGTCCTTTCGCTCTGCAGGCGACGGAAcatgggctgtggcaggctgtcggggATGACTCAGCAAGGCTTGCTCGTtacagtcaatgatccggacaataGGTCCGGATAGGATAGAGCATTGCCCGGGTATGATATTTGAGAGTGTCGTGTGCCCTCCCTTGGGGACCCGGATAGAGGtgcgcgccacgtgtcctctttGGGGGTACGGATAGAGTTGATCCGGACAACAGTGCATGCCATGTGTCATCGGGGTACGGATAGAGTTGATCTGGACAGCagtgcgtgccacgtgtcatcaggaTGGGGGAGGGTCCttacaatgccccccttttaaCTTGGCGATTTTGCCCAGGCAAAATGGATGGGTTAAAAATGATGGTTTTGAAACTTAGGTTACTTTTTTGCGCTTATTGGGCCACGTGGCAGTGCGGAGGTGAAAAGAAAGAAGGGCGTTTATGACGAGCCGCCGTCCTTGGGAATTCCCAGGCAGTGTCTTTTCAATAACGGCACAGCTGGCCGTTTGGAGTACCGAGGGGCTGTCTCTCTTTAAATAGCAAACCAAGCCCCCTACGCCTACATTTCTTCCTTCTGTATTTCTGCTGGTCGTGCTTTCTCTTCGGCTTTCTGTGTATCTTCACCTGTAAGTGAAGTTCTAGGGCTTCTGTTAGCGACATTCGTGTCGTGAGGGTGACTGCATCGCGggcttcatcttctttttgccAGTTTGTGCTAGGTACGTTCTCTGTTCCTGCCTTCTCcttgttgtgtttgttttttgattgttTCTGGCTTGTTGGGTAAGCTACTTGTGATTGGGGGTTGGTACTAGTGCTCAAGGGTTTTTCGGggggttttgtttttgttttgagtgCGTTAGGGTTCCTGTTGCCTTCTTGCACCTTTTGCGGGTGACCGATCCCGCTTTGGGGTAGAGCCAAGGGTTAGGATGGGGATGTTGGGTATTTTAGGTTTTCTAGGCGTTTTTGTTGTTGGGGCTGTGGGGTCGGGTCCTTGTTTTTTACTGTTGGCATCCCGCCATGCAGGTTCCGTTTCAACCCCACGCTTTAAAATGCTTGCAAAAAAGGACGTTGCTTCGTCCAGTGCAGCCGGGCAGAGCGGCAAGGATGCGTCCAGGGTGGTATATGCGGAAAAGTCTGTTGACAAGCTGAACGTGAGGCAGTTCTGTGAACGCTTCTGCATTCCAAATGGCATGTCCATTCAGCTTGTGGACGGAGAGGCCGTATCCACCGAGAAATCCGCGGACAACGCTATCTACTTCACCAAGGAGCAATTCAATGCGGGGCTCCCGTTCCCTCGCCCGTCCTTGTTCAAAGAGTTTCTTCACTTCACCCAGATCCTTCCGGCCTACATCCATCCTAACAt comes from the Vitis vinifera cultivar Pinot Noir 40024 chromosome 12, ASM3070453v1 genome and includes:
- the LOC104881060 gene encoding uncharacterized protein LOC104881060, with product MGKVIDPDPDSNWGWDMNSDLNSDFDSDTLGFSNDPGEQLHQRWKWLKLPWKRPLSSHTVRFRNDLGEDSQRLQRWWPLSSKWDPNPMNLRKRAMKWLDKKAQSHAHSQNLIYMKHRNRVMKWLKQLDRKVVASRPSCTHSQNLIRSKTNIAGPSTQLEDDRSVHKRIKQSVEILNRI